The nucleotide sequence TCCAGGCCGTGGCTTCGCTGCGGGACCGGGGCTTCGCCGGCCGGGTCGTGCTGGTCGGGGACGAGCCGGGCGTGCCGTACCAGCGGCCGCCGCTGTCGAAGGCCTACCTCGCCGGGACAGCCGGGCTCGAACAGCTGCACCTGCGCGGTGAAGACTTCTTCGCCGAGAAGGACATCGAGCTGGTCGCCGGCCGGGTGGCGGGAATCGACCGTGCGGCGCGGAAAGCCGAGCTCGAAGACGGCCGCGAGCTGGACTACGACTTCCTGATCCTGGCCACCGGCGCCCGCAACCGGACGCTGCCCGTGCCCGGCGCGGACCTCCCGGGCGTGCTGACCCTGCGCACCCGCGACGACGCCGACCGGCTCCGCGAGTCCCTCTCCCGAGCGGAGAACGTCGTCGTCGCCGGCGGCGGGTTCATCGGCCTGGAGTTCGCCTCGCACGCCGGCCGCCCGGTGACGATCGTCGAGGCGCAGGACCGCCTGCTCAACCGCGTCGCGACGCCGGAGATCTCCGCCTACTTCGCCGGCCTGCACCGCAACGCCGGGCACACGGTGGTGCTCGGCCAGGGCGTCACGGCCATGCACGGCGATTCGCGGGTGCGGGAAGTCGAGCTGTCCGACGGCACCCGGCTGCCTGCCGACCTGGTCGTCGTCGCGGTCGGGGTGGTGCCCGAGACGACGCTCGCCGAGGCCGCCGGGCTGCCGGTGCGCAACGGCGTCGTCGTCGACGCGCACCTGCGGACAGCGGACGAGACGATCTTCGCCATCGGCGACTGCGCCAACTTCCCGTGCGTGCAGGCCGGCGCCGAGACCCGGCTGGAGTCGGTGCAGAACGCCGTCGACCAAGCCCGCTGCGTGGCCGCGGCGATCACCGGCACGGCCGAGCCGTACGCCAGCCTGCCCTGGTTCTGGACCGACCAGGCGGGCGCGAAACTGCAGATCGCCGGCATCCTCGCGGGCGCCGACCGGACGGTGGTCGCGGGCGACCCGGCGGAAGGCAAGTTCTCCGTGCTGTCCTTCCGCGACGACGTCCTCATCGCCGTCGAGTCGGTGAACCGGCCCGCCGACCACATCGCCGCGCGCCGCCTGTTCACCGCCGAGCCGAAGCCCGCGTACGCCGACCTCGAAGCCAGCGCCTTCGACCTCAAGGCGCACCTGAAGTCGCGAGCGGCGTGATGCGCACGCAGGTCGCGGTGATCGGCGCCGGACCGGCCGGGCTGCTGCTTTCGTTCCTCCTGCACTCGTCAAGGACCTCATCGACGCGCACGAGGCTCGCGGGTGGCCGATTTCCTTCAAGGTTTCGGACGTGAATCTGTCCGATGTGGACAGTGATCGGCCGCGCGTTCGTCACCGTGACGGCGAAGGCAACGTGAAGACCATCGAGTGCGACGCCGTCGCGGGCTGCGACGGCTTCCACGGGATCTGCCGCCCGTCCATTCCGGACAGTGCGCTGACGGTGTACGAGCGCGAGTACCCCTTCGTGTGGCTGGGGGTGCTCGCGCGGACGCCGCCGTCGCACCACGAGCTCATCTACACCCACCACGAACGCGGGTTCGCGCTGCACAGCATGCGCACGCCGGAGATCACCCGGCTCTACCTCCAGGTGGATCCCGCGGAGTCCCTCGAAGCCTGGTCCGACGACCGGATCTGGGCCGAGCTGACCGCGCGGCTCGAGGTCGAGGGCGACTTCACGCTCCGGGATGGGCCGATCCTCGACAAGGGCATCACGCCGATGCGCAGCTTCGTCGCCGAGCCGCTGCGGCACGGGCGGCTGTTCCTGGCCGGCGACGCCGCGCACATCGTGCCGCCGACCGGCGCGAAGGGCATGAACCTGGCCATCGCCGACGTCCGGGCGCTGGCGCGCGCCCTGGAAGCGTTGCTGCGCGGCGACGACACGCTCGCCGCGGCCTATTCGGACACCTGTCTGCGCCGGGTCTGGCGGGCGGAGCACTTCTCCTGGTTCATGACGACGATGCTGCACACCGATCCGCACGCGGACGGCTTCGCGCGGCAGCTCCAGCTGTCGCAATTGCGCTACACGACGTCGTCACGCGCGGCGGCGACGAGCCTCGCCGAAAACTACGTCGGGCTGCCGTTCGCCTAAGATCGTCAACTCAAGGTTGACGCTGGCTGGTCGTCAACCTACAGTTGACGGCATGACCTTACCGACCAACGTCAAGCTCGACGACCTCATCAACGCCATCAAGAGCAACAACGACAAAGACGCCCTCGCCCAGCTCACCGACGCGGTGTACGTGGGTCAGCACCTCGGCGAAGTGGCGGACCACCTGATCGGCCACTTCGTCGACCAGGCCCGGCGGTCCGGGGCGTCCTGGACCGAGATCGGCGCCAGCATGGGCGTCACGAAACAGGCGGCCCAGAAGCGGTTCGTGCCGAAGGTCGATCCCGGCGGCGACCCGAGCGGCGCCATCGAACGCCTCTACGGCCGCTACACCGACCGGGCTCGCCACGTCGTCGTCGAGGCCCAGAAGGCGGCGGTGGACCACGCGAGCCCGGAGATCGACACCGTGCACATCGTGCTGGGCCTGCTGACCGAGCCCGCCGCGCTGGCGGCCGGGGCGATCCTGGCCCAGGGCGTCTCGCTGGACGCCGTCCGCGAAGCCGCCGAAGCGCGGCTGCCCGAGCCGACCGACCCAGTGCCGAACGTGGTCCCCTTCTCCGGGGCCGCCAAGAAGACCCTCGAGCTGACCATGCGCGAAGGCCTGCGGCTGGGGCACAACTACATCGGCACCGAGCACCTGCTGCTGGCGCTGCTGGAACAGGGCGAAGGCAGCGGCTTCGAGGTGCTCGACGGGTTGGGCGTCAAGAAGGACAAGGCCGAGGCGAAGATCCTGGAGGTGCTGGCGGAGCTCCTCGCCGCCAGGGGGCAGTGAGACCGCTCTGGTGGGCCGTCGTGCTCGCGGTGGT is from Amycolatopsis mediterranei and encodes:
- a CDS encoding NAD(P)/FAD-dependent oxidoreductase, with protein sequence MTTVLVVGAGQSGFQAVASLRDRGFAGRVVLVGDEPGVPYQRPPLSKAYLAGTAGLEQLHLRGEDFFAEKDIELVAGRVAGIDRAARKAELEDGRELDYDFLILATGARNRTLPVPGADLPGVLTLRTRDDADRLRESLSRAENVVVAGGGFIGLEFASHAGRPVTIVEAQDRLLNRVATPEISAYFAGLHRNAGHTVVLGQGVTAMHGDSRVREVELSDGTRLPADLVVVAVGVVPETTLAEAAGLPVRNGVVVDAHLRTADETIFAIGDCANFPCVQAGAETRLESVQNAVDQARCVAAAITGTAEPYASLPWFWTDQAGAKLQIAGILAGADRTVVAGDPAEGKFSVLSFRDDVLIAVESVNRPADHIAARRLFTAEPKPAYADLEASAFDLKAHLKSRAA
- a CDS encoding Clp protease N-terminal domain-containing protein — translated: MTLPTNVKLDDLINAIKSNNDKDALAQLTDAVYVGQHLGEVADHLIGHFVDQARRSGASWTEIGASMGVTKQAAQKRFVPKVDPGGDPSGAIERLYGRYTDRARHVVVEAQKAAVDHASPEIDTVHIVLGLLTEPAALAAGAILAQGVSLDAVREAAEARLPEPTDPVPNVVPFSGAAKKTLELTMREGLRLGHNYIGTEHLLLALLEQGEGSGFEVLDGLGVKKDKAEAKILEVLAELLAARGQ